One Synechococcus sp. CC9605 genomic window carries:
- a CDS encoding MFS transporter, which produces MNLHLLSRKRQRQLFLLTSGISTAGSFAGITAKGWILLDGMGGPLVLALNFAALSLPSLLVSGVAGVRTDRLGCERMLIQAQWGLLAAAMLGALAIPLLDGQAQVLMLLVSTLLMGVAGSFESTARNKYCALIIDKPDQLVTYLTSFSVVFNVGKLVGPPIGGWLVALKGPSWALGIDAASYLLPIATVLFLLHPDRYREQRSNDGEQGSLLTAWRQSGSTLRGVLSLTAVLCLVGFFHPGLAPLMAEAILGSDPRDLGIFTSVLAAGSISGGLVLQRNSARFCRSPFLTIGGFGLITAIAQLGMAASTDVSVSLAMAFLIGAGTAGLLSSCNLITQVGAPQVIRGRMGGLSQIAFLGGGGLSGLLAAMLVLATNLTTTYALTGGVGVVLAVLWIWKRGRQRLEPIRST; this is translated from the coding sequence TTGAACCTTCATTTGCTGTCGCGAAAGCGGCAGCGTCAGCTCTTCCTACTGACGTCCGGCATCAGCACAGCTGGATCCTTCGCCGGCATCACCGCCAAGGGCTGGATTCTTCTGGATGGCATGGGTGGGCCACTGGTATTGGCCTTGAACTTCGCGGCACTTTCCCTGCCGAGCCTGCTGGTGAGCGGAGTCGCCGGGGTTCGCACCGACAGGCTGGGATGCGAGCGGATGCTGATCCAAGCGCAATGGGGGTTATTGGCGGCGGCAATGCTGGGCGCGCTGGCGATCCCTCTGCTCGATGGTCAAGCCCAGGTACTGATGTTGCTCGTCAGCACCTTGCTCATGGGCGTTGCGGGCTCCTTCGAATCCACGGCCCGCAACAAGTACTGCGCCCTAATCATTGATAAACCCGACCAATTGGTGACCTACCTCACCAGCTTTTCGGTCGTGTTCAACGTCGGCAAGTTGGTGGGTCCTCCGATCGGTGGCTGGCTTGTCGCTCTCAAGGGTCCGTCCTGGGCCCTAGGAATTGACGCAGCCAGCTACCTGCTGCCGATTGCGACGGTTCTGTTTCTGTTACATCCCGATCGGTACCGGGAACAACGCAGTAACGATGGAGAACAGGGGAGCTTGCTGACGGCCTGGCGGCAAAGCGGATCCACCCTGCGAGGAGTGCTGAGCCTGACAGCCGTGTTGTGTCTGGTGGGCTTTTTCCACCCGGGGCTGGCTCCGTTGATGGCCGAAGCGATTCTTGGATCGGATCCCCGTGACCTCGGGATCTTCACCAGCGTGCTGGCGGCGGGGAGCATAAGCGGTGGTCTGGTGTTGCAACGCAACAGCGCACGCTTTTGTCGTTCGCCTTTTCTGACGATTGGCGGGTTCGGACTGATCACAGCGATCGCCCAACTCGGCATGGCGGCATCAACGGACGTGTCCGTGAGCCTGGCGATGGCCTTTTTGATCGGTGCAGGGACAGCAGGCTTACTCAGCAGTTGCAACCTGATAACCCAAGTGGGTGCCCCACAGGTCATCCGAGGACGAATGGGTGGACTGAGTCAGATCGCCTTCCTCGGCGGTGGTGGCCTCAGCGGTCTACTTGCAGCAATGTTGGTTCTCGCAACCAACCTGACAACGACCTATGCCCTGACAGGCGGAGTCGGTGTGGTGCTGGCTGTGCTGTGGATCTGGAAACGAGGTCGGCAGAGGCTTGAGCCGATCAGATCAACATGA
- a CDS encoding MFS transporter encodes MTLLKLRPERQRQLFLIASGVSTAGSFAGITAKGWILMKGGVDPFVLALNFAALSLPTLLVSGPAGVRTDRVGCERVLVQAQWALLAASGLGALAIPLLEGTAQVLLLLCSTLLVGIAGTYEITARNKYCSILVEEPEKLAGYLTSFSVVFNMGKLVGPPIGGWLLAATGPAWALGIDAASYLLPISSVMLLLSPNRDREVRSSGGEDASLRNAWRHCGSTLQGVLSFTGVLCLIGFYHPGLAPLIAFDQLGPKPTDLGLFTSVLAGGSIVGGLVLQRNSQRFCRRPFLTLGGFGLITAVAQLGMACTTGPGFSLAMAFLIGAGTAGLLSSCNLISQIGAPQVMRGRMAGLSQIAFLGGGGLSGLIVALLVMITNLSTAFVLTGGLSAAVAVLWIRKRGARILEPLR; translated from the coding sequence TTGACCCTTCTCAAACTGCGGCCTGAGCGACAACGGCAGCTTTTTCTGATCGCATCCGGTGTGAGCACAGCCGGGTCGTTTGCCGGCATCACCGCCAAGGGCTGGATTCTGATGAAAGGAGGCGTGGATCCCTTCGTGCTGGCGTTGAACTTCGCCGCTCTTTCACTGCCCACACTGCTGGTGAGTGGTCCAGCGGGAGTGCGCACCGATCGCGTGGGCTGTGAACGGGTTCTGGTTCAAGCGCAATGGGCACTGCTGGCCGCCTCTGGCCTGGGGGCCCTGGCGATTCCCCTGCTGGAGGGCACGGCTCAGGTGCTGCTACTGCTCTGCAGCACCCTTTTGGTGGGCATCGCCGGAACCTATGAGATAACGGCCCGCAACAAATACTGCTCGATCCTGGTGGAGGAACCCGAAAAGCTGGCGGGCTATCTCACCAGCTTTTCGGTGGTGTTCAACATGGGCAAGCTGGTGGGCCCTCCGATCGGTGGCTGGCTGCTGGCGGCCACTGGCCCGGCCTGGGCCCTGGGCATTGATGCGGCCAGCTATCTGCTTCCCATTAGCAGTGTGATGTTGCTGCTCAGCCCAAATCGGGACCGGGAAGTGCGCAGCAGCGGCGGCGAAGACGCCAGCCTGCGCAACGCCTGGCGCCACTGCGGCAGCACCCTGCAGGGGGTGCTCAGCTTCACCGGGGTTCTCTGTCTGATCGGGTTCTATCACCCGGGGCTGGCCCCATTGATCGCCTTCGATCAGCTGGGGCCGAAGCCCACGGATCTGGGTCTGTTCACCAGCGTGCTGGCAGGCGGCAGCATCGTGGGCGGCCTTGTGCTGCAACGCAACAGCCAGCGTTTCTGCCGGCGTCCTTTCCTAACCCTGGGAGGCTTTGGCTTGATCACCGCCGTGGCCCAGCTGGGAATGGCCTGCACAACAGGACCTGGCTTCAGCCTGGCGATGGCCTTTCTCATCGGAGCCGGCACAGCTGGACTCCTGAGCAGCTGCAACTTGATCAGTCAGATCGGGGCACCGCAAGTGATGCGCGGTCGGATGGCCGGCCTTAGCCAGATCGCTTTTCTGGGCGGAGGCGGGCTCAGTGGGTTGATTGTGGCGTTGCTGGTGATGATCACTAACCTTTCCACGGCTTTCGTACTCACCGGGGGCCTCAGCGCTGCTGTGGCTGTGCTTTGGATTCGAAAGCGAGGCGCAAGGATATTGGAACCGCTCAGATGA
- a CDS encoding cytochrome b6-f complex subunit PetL, with amino-acid sequence MGVGIYLGLVGSGLVTAFVLTKLLKGIKLI; translated from the coding sequence ATGGGCGTCGGCATCTATCTCGGCCTGGTTGGTTCAGGTCTGGTGACGGCTTTTGTGCTCACCAAGCTGCTGAAGGGAATCAAGCTCATCTGA
- a CDS encoding B12-binding domain-containing radical SAM protein gives MRTLFVYPEFPKTFWSYEKILELVNRKVLLPPLGMVTVAALLPQEWEMKLVDRNVREVTEEEWDWAELVIISGMIVQKDDMAVQIGKAKQRGLPVAIGGPFASSTPDAPELDLADFKILDEGEITLPMFLDALERGEASGRFSAEGDKPDVTATPIPRFDLLQLEAYDSMSVQFSRGCPFNCEFCDIIVLYGRKPRTKTPEQLVAELQYLYDLGWRRSIFLVDDNFIGNKRNAKLLLPQIRTWQEERGYPFSFATEASVDLADDDEMMRMMHDARFESVFLGIETPDEASLETARKVQNTRNPLDAAVDRITANGIRVMAGFIIGFDGEKDGAGHRIVDFVTRTGIPAAMMGMLQALPKTALWARLEREGRLIQGEDAAKGVNQTNLLNFKPTRPIRDIANEYVDAFCALYEPNAYMDRVYSYYLKMGAPRWKAAAKLPSLVDLKALSIVVWRQGIKRNTRTRFWGYLFGMARKNPALLEQFLSVLAHNEHFLEYRSIVQREIREQLEALPPEEPTAAKELQPA, from the coding sequence ATGCGCACTCTTTTCGTATACCCCGAATTCCCGAAGACCTTCTGGAGTTACGAAAAGATTCTCGAGCTTGTGAATCGCAAAGTGCTGCTGCCTCCCCTAGGGATGGTCACCGTGGCAGCACTTCTCCCCCAGGAATGGGAGATGAAGCTGGTGGACCGGAACGTTAGGGAGGTGACGGAGGAGGAGTGGGATTGGGCTGAGCTGGTGATCATTTCGGGAATGATCGTCCAGAAGGACGACATGGCCGTGCAGATCGGCAAGGCCAAACAGCGCGGGCTGCCGGTGGCGATTGGCGGCCCCTTCGCCAGTTCCACACCGGATGCACCAGAACTGGATCTGGCGGATTTCAAGATCCTCGATGAGGGGGAAATCACCCTGCCGATGTTCCTGGATGCCCTGGAACGGGGAGAGGCCAGTGGCCGTTTCAGCGCCGAGGGAGACAAGCCAGATGTCACCGCCACCCCGATTCCACGCTTCGATCTTCTGCAACTCGAGGCCTACGACTCGATGAGCGTGCAGTTCTCGCGGGGCTGCCCCTTCAACTGCGAGTTCTGCGACATCATCGTTCTCTATGGCCGCAAGCCCCGCACCAAAACCCCCGAGCAGCTGGTGGCTGAGCTGCAATACCTCTACGACCTGGGCTGGCGGCGCTCAATCTTCCTGGTGGACGACAACTTCATCGGCAACAAACGCAACGCCAAGTTGCTGCTGCCGCAGATCCGCACCTGGCAGGAAGAGCGGGGTTACCCCTTCAGCTTCGCTACCGAAGCCTCTGTGGACCTGGCCGACGACGACGAGATGATGCGGATGATGCACGACGCCCGTTTCGAAAGCGTCTTTCTGGGCATCGAAACCCCGGACGAAGCCAGCCTGGAAACGGCTCGCAAGGTGCAGAACACGCGCAACCCACTGGATGCCGCGGTGGACCGGATCACCGCCAACGGAATCCGCGTGATGGCGGGTTTCATCATCGGTTTCGACGGCGAGAAGGATGGTGCAGGCCACCGCATCGTGGACTTTGTGACCCGCACAGGCATCCCCGCCGCGATGATGGGCATGTTGCAAGCGCTGCCCAAGACAGCCCTCTGGGCACGGCTGGAGCGGGAAGGGCGCCTGATCCAAGGGGAAGATGCCGCCAAGGGCGTGAACCAAACCAACCTGCTGAACTTCAAACCCACCCGACCGATCCGCGACATTGCCAACGAGTACGTGGACGCGTTCTGCGCGCTCTACGAACCCAACGCCTACATGGACCGGGTTTACAGCTATTACCTGAAGATGGGGGCTCCCCGCTGGAAAGCCGCGGCCAAACTGCCCAGCCTGGTGGACCTCAAGGCCCTGAGCATTGTGGTTTGGCGGCAGGGCATCAAGCGCAACACCCGCACCCGTTTCTGGGGCTATCTGTTCGGTATGGCACGAAAAAACCCCGCCCTGCTGGAACAGTTCCTCTCGGTGCTGGCCCACAACGAGCACTTCCTCGAGTACCGCTCGATCGTTCAGCGTGAAATCCGCGAACAACTTGAAGCTCTACCGCCTGAAGAACCCACGGCAGCCAAAGAACTGCAGCCTGCCTAA
- a CDS encoding DUF4346 domain-containing protein has product MTTTPEAPASTAAAMDALDQRLSQRFIALDPSGYFLIKLDRDAAELVLEHYGNTIDDKGLARDSETGEVLRCDGGNAPRRPSAVYRGSTAKQLGIQLTEGDAPHPVSCLDHALYLGRELQKAEQCLRNGSTYVQD; this is encoded by the coding sequence ATGACCACCACTCCAGAAGCACCGGCATCTACCGCTGCGGCGATGGATGCTCTTGATCAGCGCCTGTCCCAGCGGTTCATCGCTCTGGACCCCAGTGGCTATTTCCTGATCAAGCTGGATCGTGATGCCGCCGAACTGGTGCTTGAGCACTACGGCAACACCATTGATGACAAAGGGTTGGCTCGAGATTCCGAAACCGGTGAGGTGTTGCGCTGCGACGGGGGCAATGCTCCTCGTCGCCCTTCAGCCGTCTATCGAGGCAGCACAGCAAAACAGTTGGGCATTCAGCTCACTGAAGGGGATGCCCCACACCCGGTCAGTTGCCTCGATCATGCCCTGTATCTGGGGCGGGAGCTGCAGAAGGCTGAGCAGTGCCTGCGTAACGGCTCAACCTACGTGCAGGACTGA
- a CDS encoding GNAT family N-acetyltransferase, whose amino-acid sequence MTSLTARWHRSINEIPEQQWNSLVGVDTIPFYRWSWLEALESSGSIIPEQGWQPLHLALWREDTLIAVAPLFLKGHSYGEFVFDQTFVRLAADLGLRYYPKLLGMSPVSPVLGYRFHVRSGEDEALLTRELLRAIDRFCEQNGILSCNFLYVDPQWRPLAEAAGCAAWLNQQSLWSRGDDQTFEDYLKGFNANQRRNIKRERKAVAKAGITVTPLSGDQLDLELLQTMHRFYEQHCARWGPWGSKYLEEGFFKALARLHRDQLVLFSAHRGDPRDPVAMSMCVQDGRQLWGRYWGSHEEVDCLHFEVCYYAPIEWALANGIVCFDPGAGGSHKRRRGFVARPHASLHRWYQPQMDQLIRTWLPKVNGLMLEEIEAINAELPFKAEPPALAL is encoded by the coding sequence ATGACGTCACTCACGGCCCGCTGGCATCGCTCCATCAACGAGATCCCAGAGCAGCAGTGGAACAGCCTGGTGGGAGTCGATACGATCCCTTTTTACCGCTGGAGCTGGCTGGAGGCTTTGGAAAGCTCAGGCAGCATCATTCCCGAGCAGGGCTGGCAGCCCCTGCATCTGGCCCTCTGGCGTGAAGACACTCTGATTGCGGTGGCTCCGCTGTTCCTGAAGGGCCACAGCTATGGCGAGTTCGTGTTCGACCAGACCTTTGTCCGTCTGGCGGCGGATCTGGGGCTGCGCTACTACCCCAAGCTTTTGGGCATGAGTCCGGTCAGTCCCGTGCTGGGCTACCGCTTCCATGTGCGATCTGGAGAGGATGAGGCTCTGCTCACCAGGGAGTTGCTGCGGGCGATCGATCGCTTCTGCGAACAGAACGGCATCCTCAGCTGCAATTTCCTCTACGTAGATCCGCAGTGGCGACCTCTGGCGGAGGCCGCCGGTTGTGCCGCCTGGCTGAACCAGCAAAGCCTGTGGAGCCGCGGTGACGACCAGACGTTTGAGGATTACCTCAAGGGCTTCAATGCCAACCAGCGCCGCAACATCAAGCGTGAACGCAAGGCCGTGGCCAAAGCCGGGATCACCGTGACACCCCTCAGCGGCGACCAGCTGGACCTGGAGCTGTTGCAGACCATGCATCGTTTCTACGAGCAGCACTGTGCTCGCTGGGGACCGTGGGGCAGCAAGTACCTGGAGGAGGGCTTTTTTAAAGCCTTGGCACGGCTGCACCGCGACCAGCTGGTGCTCTTTTCTGCCCACCGCGGTGACCCGCGCGATCCGGTGGCGATGTCGATGTGCGTGCAGGACGGCCGTCAGCTCTGGGGCCGCTACTGGGGCAGCCACGAGGAGGTTGATTGTCTTCACTTCGAAGTCTGTTACTACGCTCCGATCGAATGGGCTCTGGCCAATGGCATCGTCTGTTTTGACCCTGGAGCCGGTGGTAGCCACAAACGCCGCCGAGGTTTTGTGGCCCGTCCCCACGCCAGCCTGCACCGCTGGTACCAGCCCCAGATGGATCAACTAATCCGCACCTGGTTGCCCAAGGTGAATGGCTTAATGCTGGAGGAGATCGAGGCGATCAATGCGGAGCTGCCCTTCAAAGCGGAACCTCCGGCCTTGGCTTTGTAG
- a CDS encoding RibD family protein, whose product MPQCPTSLRPTPTRPFVRLVLAISLDGRLAPPEGGAAQLGGEGDRRALEHALAWGDACLIGAGTLRAHQCTCLIRNPQLLEQRRSEGRTEQPAAVVVSRSPEFSSTWRFFDQPLQRWLLAPDPVDQGFDRWFPLAPTWPERLEVLGAAGIQRLVLLGGARLSADLLQADCVDALQLTLVPQLLGGCFSWLPCTDVPLPAVLAQPGAWQSDGAEDLGDGELLVRYQRIRPG is encoded by the coding sequence ATGCCCCAATGCCCTACATCTTTGCGCCCCACTCCTACGCGCCCCTTCGTTCGGCTGGTGTTGGCCATCAGCCTCGATGGACGCTTGGCCCCGCCAGAAGGCGGTGCTGCCCAGCTGGGGGGTGAAGGTGACCGTCGTGCCCTGGAGCATGCCCTTGCCTGGGGGGATGCCTGCCTGATCGGTGCCGGAACCCTTCGGGCCCATCAATGTACTTGCTTGATCCGCAACCCTCAGCTGCTGGAGCAACGCCGAAGCGAGGGGCGAACCGAGCAGCCGGCCGCTGTGGTGGTCAGCCGGTCCCCCGAATTCTCGAGCACCTGGCGTTTCTTTGATCAGCCGCTCCAGCGATGGCTGCTGGCTCCTGACCCTGTGGATCAAGGCTTTGATCGTTGGTTCCCTTTGGCCCCAACCTGGCCGGAGCGGCTCGAGGTACTTGGAGCGGCTGGGATTCAGCGTCTGGTGCTGCTGGGTGGCGCCAGGCTCAGCGCCGATCTGTTGCAAGCCGATTGCGTCGATGCGCTTCAGCTCACTTTGGTGCCCCAGCTCCTGGGAGGCTGCTTCAGTTGGTTGCCTTGCACCGATGTGCCGTTGCCCGCTGTCTTGGCGCAACCGGGTGCCTGGCAGTCCGATGGCGCTGAGGATCTCGGGGATGGGGAGTTGCTTGTTCGCTACCAACGGATCCGACCTGGTTAA
- a CDS encoding 6-pyruvoyl trahydropterin synthase family protein: protein MTETKSPARHGQGRGCVITRRACFSASHRYWLPELSADDNAARFGPCALAPGHGHNYELIVSMAGGLDADGMVLNLSEVKHAIRNEVTGQLDFRFLNEAWPEFDVSTPTGCLPTTEALVRVIWQRLSPDLPITALRLYEQPGLWADYLGHPMDAFLTIRTHFAAAHRLARPELSQEENEAIYGKCARPHGHGHNYLVDVTVRGEIDPRTGMVCDLSALQRLVDDLVVEPFDHTFLNKDVPFFEECVPTAENIALHIADRLSSPIKAIGASLHKVRLQESPNNAAEVYAEAPQLEMSPAALDAVAAV, encoded by the coding sequence ATGACTGAAACGAAGTCACCAGCACGGCACGGCCAGGGTCGTGGTTGTGTCATCACCAGGAGGGCCTGTTTCAGTGCCAGCCATCGCTATTGGTTGCCCGAGCTGTCCGCCGATGACAATGCCGCCCGTTTCGGGCCCTGCGCGTTGGCTCCTGGCCATGGCCACAACTACGAGCTGATCGTGTCCATGGCTGGTGGTCTGGATGCCGATGGCATGGTGCTCAACCTCTCGGAGGTGAAGCACGCCATCCGCAACGAGGTGACGGGGCAGCTTGATTTCCGCTTCCTCAATGAGGCCTGGCCGGAATTTGACGTCTCCACTCCTACCGGTTGCCTCCCCACCACCGAGGCCCTGGTGCGGGTGATCTGGCAACGGCTTAGCCCTGATCTGCCGATCACGGCGCTGCGCCTCTACGAACAACCGGGCCTTTGGGCCGACTATCTCGGACATCCCATGGACGCCTTCCTCACCATCCGCACTCACTTCGCCGCCGCTCACCGACTGGCCCGCCCGGAGCTCAGCCAGGAGGAGAACGAAGCTATCTACGGCAAGTGCGCCCGTCCCCACGGCCATGGCCACAACTATCTGGTGGACGTGACCGTGCGCGGTGAGATCGATCCCCGCACCGGCATGGTCTGCGACCTCTCCGCGCTGCAGCGCCTCGTGGATGATCTGGTGGTCGAGCCTTTCGACCACACCTTCCTCAACAAGGATGTGCCCTTCTTCGAGGAGTGCGTGCCCACGGCCGAGAACATCGCTCTGCACATCGCTGATCGTCTCTCCAGCCCGATCAAGGCCATCGGCGCCAGCTTGCACAAGGTGCGGCTGCAAGAGAGCCCGAACAATGCGGCCGAGGTTTACGCCGAAGCACCTCAGTTGGAGATGTCTCCGGCAGCTCTTGATGCCGTGGCTGCCGTCTGA
- a CDS encoding shikimate kinase, translating to MADSTPTLKKRLSGRSLYLVGMMGSGKTSTGRPLAERLGYGFVDADAVIEQAAGCSIPEIFERDGDAGFRSLESQVLSAISQRHSLVVATGGGVVTQPENWGLLHSGIVIWLDVVPDQLLQRLNADSTVRPLLQTTDPEASLNALLNERRPLYSEADLTVVINDETPEAVADGILQLLPSLLQDPTQRRTD from the coding sequence ATGGCGGATTCCACCCCAACCCTTAAGAAACGCCTCAGCGGGCGCAGCCTGTATTTGGTGGGAATGATGGGCAGCGGCAAGACGAGCACGGGCCGCCCCCTGGCCGAACGCCTGGGCTACGGCTTTGTGGATGCCGATGCCGTGATCGAACAGGCGGCGGGCTGCAGCATCCCGGAGATCTTTGAGCGGGATGGCGATGCAGGCTTCCGCAGCCTGGAAAGCCAGGTGCTTAGTGCGATCAGCCAGCGCCATTCCCTTGTGGTGGCCACCGGAGGAGGTGTGGTGACCCAGCCTGAAAACTGGGGATTGCTGCACAGCGGCATCGTGATCTGGCTCGATGTGGTTCCCGATCAGTTGCTGCAGCGGCTGAACGCCGACAGCACCGTGCGTCCGCTGCTGCAGACCACTGATCCAGAAGCGTCTCTCAACGCGCTGTTGAACGAGCGCCGTCCCCTCTACAGCGAAGCCGACCTCACGGTGGTGATCAACGACGAAACTCCAGAGGCTGTCGCTGACGGGATCCTGCAACTGCTGCCGAGCCTGCTGCAGGATCCGACCCAACGCCGAACCGACTGA
- a CDS encoding chlororespiratory reduction protein 7 — MSDPLIRALDDYVVLEPGKPEQLLSAADTLTWLSGWLRSLDQLPADLADQPDVESAAQRLIDTACDLEISPGVTLQWFAVRLEPPTA, encoded by the coding sequence ATGTCTGATCCCCTGATCCGTGCCCTTGATGACTATGTGGTGCTGGAGCCCGGCAAGCCGGAGCAGCTGCTCAGCGCTGCAGACACGTTGACATGGCTGAGCGGTTGGTTGCGCAGCCTTGATCAGTTGCCGGCTGATCTTGCGGATCAACCTGATGTGGAATCAGCAGCGCAGCGGTTGATCGATACGGCCTGTGATCTGGAGATCAGCCCCGGGGTGACTTTGCAGTGGTTTGCGGTGCGTTTGGAGCCGCCCACCGCTTGA
- a CDS encoding DUF6816 family protein, with amino-acid sequence MERRLWMLLIGFTILLSGGPAWAQAGLEQRLNSWPDWSLPAPLPRPSNRNDLIYPDWFAGLWQVESVDLDAPDDPPLLHQARFQADRRGRLIGDRSFNATAIGRALLGEQLLGVEEDPDSANRQIARLKGDLYLETTVTGRRQESPNANTFLADELVLQILHAPGPPRLSRIETLSRYERCGEAICAEQWQGRYASPGESLRDQAIALHHYQLRFTPLPGSAPSI; translated from the coding sequence ATGGAACGGCGGTTGTGGATGCTGCTGATCGGCTTCACCATCCTGCTCAGCGGCGGCCCCGCCTGGGCCCAGGCAGGTCTTGAGCAGAGATTGAACAGTTGGCCCGACTGGAGCCTGCCGGCACCGTTGCCGCGGCCGTCAAATCGGAACGACCTGATCTATCCCGACTGGTTTGCCGGACTCTGGCAGGTGGAAAGCGTTGATCTCGATGCCCCCGACGATCCACCCCTGCTGCATCAAGCACGGTTTCAAGCCGACCGGCGCGGTCGGCTGATCGGCGACCGCAGCTTCAACGCCACGGCCATCGGCCGTGCCCTCCTTGGCGAGCAGCTGCTGGGAGTGGAAGAGGACCCCGACTCCGCCAACCGCCAGATCGCTCGGCTCAAAGGCGACCTTTATCTCGAAACAACGGTGACGGGCCGCCGCCAGGAAAGCCCAAACGCCAACACCTTCCTGGCCGATGAATTGGTGCTGCAGATCCTGCATGCCCCCGGCCCGCCGCGGCTGAGCCGGATCGAAACACTGAGCCGCTACGAGCGCTGCGGCGAAGCCATCTGCGCCGAGCAATGGCAAGGACGCTATGCCTCACCTGGCGAGAGCCTGCGGGATCAGGCCATCGCTCTGCATCACTACCAATTGCGCTTCACACCTCTTCCAGGGTCCGCTCCATCAATTTGA
- a CDS encoding glutathione S-transferase family protein — protein MLELHQFRHSAFCLKVRMVLQAKGLSFRTVEVTPGVGQVAVFRLSGQRQVPVLVDGDQVIADSTAIALHLVQREPDPALIPNDPRQAAQVYLLEDWADTTLAMAGRSSLVQAAALDPELRVALLPDDLPDPVRSVMGVIPGGWVSNITELVNQKERTELLASLEQLATSVQASPWLVGDSMTLADIAVAAQLSLLRFPSSAGSPLAGKGVPGLSDHPKLQPLFQWRDQIELKLMERTLEEV, from the coding sequence ATGTTGGAGCTGCATCAATTCCGCCATTCCGCGTTTTGTCTCAAGGTGCGGATGGTGTTACAGGCCAAGGGACTGAGTTTCCGCACCGTGGAGGTGACCCCTGGCGTCGGCCAGGTGGCCGTGTTCCGCCTGTCCGGCCAACGCCAAGTTCCCGTGCTTGTGGATGGGGATCAGGTGATTGCCGACTCCACCGCCATTGCTTTGCACCTGGTTCAGCGGGAGCCCGATCCCGCCCTAATTCCTAACGACCCACGTCAGGCAGCCCAGGTGTATCTGTTGGAGGACTGGGCCGACACCACCCTCGCGATGGCTGGCCGTTCCTCCTTGGTGCAGGCCGCCGCGCTGGATCCTGAGCTGCGGGTTGCCCTGCTCCCCGACGATCTACCGGACCCCGTGCGTTCGGTCATGGGTGTGATCCCCGGCGGTTGGGTCAGCAACATCACCGAACTGGTCAACCAGAAGGAGCGCACTGAGCTGCTGGCCAGCCTGGAGCAGCTCGCCACATCAGTGCAGGCCAGTCCCTGGTTGGTGGGCGACAGCATGACCCTGGCCGATATCGCCGTTGCTGCTCAGTTGTCACTGCTTCGCTTCCCCTCCTCAGCAGGTTCGCCCCTGGCTGGCAAAGGGGTGCCTGGGCTGAGCGACCACCCCAAGCTCCAGCCGCTGTTCCAGTGGCGCGACCAGATCGAACTCAAATTGATGGAGCGGACCCTGGAAGAGGTGTGA
- a CDS encoding DUF751 family protein, translating to MREFFLNVSRYPRYLVAFTLGVMNSVAEPLAARRSNPVTAVAMIGALISGGISLTLVLRAMVNSAPMA from the coding sequence ATGCGGGAGTTTTTCCTCAACGTCTCCCGTTACCCCCGCTACCTTGTGGCCTTCACCCTCGGGGTGATGAACTCCGTCGCCGAACCCCTGGCCGCACGGCGCAGCAATCCTGTCACGGCCGTGGCCATGATCGGCGCCTTGATTAGCGGTGGAATCAGCCTCACCTTGGTGCTGCGTGCCATGGTGAATTCAGCACCGATGGCGTGA
- the rbfA gene encoding 30S ribosome-binding factor RbfA gives MAQGRRVERVAALIRKEVSELMINGIRDERVHHGMVSITEVEVSGDLQHCKIFVSVFGEAQERDQVLEGLQAASGFLRGELGRRLQMRRAPEVVFQLDRGLERGTSVLGLLNRLEDERQQRGDIPPGSDQQPGSDEQPTG, from the coding sequence ATGGCACAGGGGCGTCGAGTGGAGCGGGTGGCCGCCCTAATCCGCAAAGAAGTCAGCGAACTGATGATCAACGGCATCCGGGACGAACGGGTGCACCACGGCATGGTGAGCATCACCGAAGTGGAAGTGTCCGGCGATCTGCAGCACTGCAAGATATTCGTGAGCGTGTTTGGGGAAGCTCAGGAGCGCGACCAGGTGCTCGAGGGACTTCAAGCTGCCAGCGGCTTCCTGCGGGGAGAACTGGGGCGACGGCTGCAAATGAGGCGCGCCCCCGAAGTGGTGTTCCAACTGGATCGGGGGCTGGAGCGCGGCACCTCCGTGCTGGGCTTGCTGAATCGCCTCGAAGACGAACGTCAGCAGCGGGGCGACATTCCACCGGGGAGTGATCAACAGCCAGGCAGTGATGAACAGCCGACCGGCTGA